aatttatcattataaaatatccaatattatcttccaaaCACCTTTTTGTCTGACTTAAAAATCTACTTATCCAAAGTAGATAAGtagaaaaaatgaatacataCCACTTTCTCTCAGTTAGTGTGCAGGACATATATTTTCTATActtttactctgatgctttctgtctttttaaaaattgtctcttATAAGCATCATAGAGTGATGCATTGGGTTTCTATCTTTTTCTCCAGTCTGACAATTCAACCCCCCCATCTTTTAATAGGAATATTTAGTCCATTTCAGTTAATGTTTGTGTTATTATCCTCcaaattttcatttgtattctATTGGGccacctgtttctttcttttttctacctttttctttcttttactttttattagctCTTCGGCACTTACTAACTTCTTacgtacatttttttcccctgatactCATTTGGAGTTACCCtggagattaatatttaaatataaattattactattaccatttCCAAGATTTAAAACGTTAGAACTCAACTTACTCTCTCTTAATCTTTGAAGCATTGTTAGCCATACATTGcaattctacatatattttatatatcacaatacatttttattcttttaaacagtTAATATTCATTTATACTTAGACACATATTAACCCTTTCTGTGTTCTTCGTTTTACTCTGCATTTCAGTATTTTGGTCTGTGATCATTTTCCTTCGCTTAGTTAACATTTGCTGGCAATAAATACTCTCGTCTTctgcttttctagaaatttctttctttcatcttgatttttgctaggataaatttctagattGACAGTTGTTCTCTTTTATCATTTTAGAGTTATTCAATTGTCTTCAGACTTCTCTCATATCTATTGAGATGTCAGATGAGTGTTACTGCTGCTTTTTAAggtaatatatatgtttattgttGAAAGAAGGCTAAGAGAAGTCTCACTTAGGATTGGAATAGGGAAGATGGATGTGTTGTGAGGAGCTAGCAAGAAATACCTTCAAAGTAAATGGAAACAGGACGAACTTCTAGAATGGCTCCAGGTCAAATTCTTGTTGCAGAACCAATATCCAACCACTGTAGAAGTTGCTTCAAAGATCACAACCTAAAAACAGGCctggaatgtaaaaataaaacgaAACCAAGAGATATGAAAAAATTGGTGCCAAGATCATGAACAAATGTGAAACTTGTGGAATATTTGGGGGGAGAATAAGTGGAGGCCTCTGGTTTACCTTTTTGGGAATTCTTGGCATGTAACCAAGGATATGTCAAGCTGAATTAAAGGACTTCACTAGAGATAgtgttataaaaatttaaatcagaaTAGACCCATGAGTGCTGATAAGTCAGAAACTTCATAGTATAAATGAAACTCTcttaaatgggagaaaagatgTGGACAGTTCATAGAAGAAGGAAGAATGCAATCTGAGTGTATCATAATGAATCTACACTTATGAAGAACAAGATCAATAAAGACAGACTGAATGGGATAGAGAGTGATGGCTGTGGAATAGTGCTGACTAAGTTTGGTAGAAAGTACCAAGTAAAAGAAATATGATTACAATTATGATCTGAAAAGTTTCTGCCCAGTTCTATAGGAAGGGCTGTCTATTTTCTCTATGGTCTGTAAGCTCCATGACATCAAGGATCATTTTTATCATCTTGACCAGCATAAATCCCCTACTTAGGTAAAACCTAGGAGGTATTACATATTTCATCAGGATGtgttgaaagaagaaaagaagaaaggaagaaagtttattggctttttttttggtttaagcTAATGAGTTTTTCACTCATGAGCCATCAGAGCCCAATttagcttggcacatagtaagtgctgagtagtttgaagaaaaacaaatatagaactTGTGCATGTGAAGGGATTTCTGTAATACCAAGTGAGAAAGGAATTGTCTTGTAGAATTTTGACTTTGGTATGCTTGTAATACAAACCTATTCCTTTAACATTAGAGTTAACATTCTTAATAGAATGATATGGAACATTAAAACAATCATCCACTATCCATTATCATATACTTCATTCTACTCTACCTTCAGACCAGTAAAATGCCTTTGTATTACTAATCTGGGTATTACTAAAGATTACTGAATACTGAAGATCATTGaaacattttcaaaactttttgaaattttattttgcttagcagGAAGTTCTAAACACATCCAccaataatatttttaaggaaagaaatagagaaaatatagactaaattatataattaataagccataaaaataaagtttacaaattaaactatatattaaatagaaatcagaaaaataagtaaaatgaataaaaacgaTCATGTAATTATTTAACTATAATCTTTAAAATCAACTGGCTTTCTTAAGGCCAGATTGAATTCAAGTGTTCTGCTCACTGTTTCTCAAAATATCTATACATATTTTGCAATCAGAAATAAAATACGGTAAACGCTGAAGCACTTCAACAGTCAAAGAATCACTTTGAAGTAAACAATGCCACTTGTACAGATGCGTTTGTTTCCCAGGGCAGGAACTTGCTTGAGACTGTGTGTTTTGGGTGGCAATAAGGTGGTTGCCTAGCAACTACCCCTCCTCCCAAATCAATGCTGCAAGAGTGGTATTGTTTACGTCAGCGAATTGATTACTTGTTTGCTGGATCTAAAGAGAATGTAATACAGTGGTAGGGTGTGAAACTCAATCACAAGAAACTTACAGGTTTTTCCTCTACGTTGCGTCAGCTTCCCACTCCTCATCTGGTGCTACTGGAAGTTTGTCTAAAGAGATTAGATAATGAATAATATGCTATTCATCATATGAAAATGAGGGAAACATCtgacattttaattaataatatttattttcagtttgctttTAAAGCAAATAATGAAAGGGTTACTACATCCATAATAGCATTAGCTCTGGGCAAGAGGTAATTTTATCACAATGTGTCCTCAGAAATGAGACAGCCCAGGGTAAGTTGGGGTTCTGTAGAAACAGAGTTTAAACAATCTAGACAGGTTTTGGATGATAGCATTTTACCACTTGAGGTAAAATTAATGAGATATTAATTTATATAGGACACATATATAAGGTACTTATGTTTACAAGTGAGTATAACCGTATGTAGCAATAACTTAGCTAGAAAACATATTTTAGTAAACCTCACACCATATGTTTTGTTTACCTGTGATACATATCACAAAAAAATGCCACTCTCTCTTTCATCTGTCTAATGGATATTTATTCATAGGGACAATCTCACCAGTGCATGCAAAATCAAGAAAGCAAGTAATCTGAATTAAATGGAAAGATGAGGACAGAAAACACAGATTTTGCCAATGGAAAAATTGAATACAGTAAGTTAGTTTGTATGTTTTCATAACAGGAAGATATAAGCTAAAGAAAAAATCTGTTAGAAGAATGTTAAAATGCCAAGTATGTGGGAGTgagtagaaaaggaaagaagagggactTAGGTTTATAAAATTTTCCATGATGTAAAAGACTGAAGCCAATTTCTCCCCAGACACAGTCCTGACGTTCAGAGCAGCTGCTTGCCAGTATGCAAGAAACTGTCACTTGTACAGTAGCTTTCTGGACTCACCCCATACCCATTCTTCCCCCATCCCAGCACACACTGAATGTCATTTGCTCACTGAGCTCCAGAGAATAGGAATTCTTTGTGGACCACTAATTGAAAGTTGAAGTTACAGCCTCAGTTCTCTTCTCTGGAAAATTGCTAATGcttgttttaaaaagtcacagtCTTCAGACTAAAATTAATCAGAATCTGACACCGTATTTTCCGACTTCCTCAACCCTGGGAATATCATCAGTtcagaaaaaatatgttttcctttgaaaataaCCAATAATTATCAATGTCATTTTAGATTTTGGTATGATTCTTGTAACTATTTTGCACAAACATATTAGACTTTTAACCAGAAATGACATTCCAAAAACAATCTCATTATATGTAAAAGTCAAAACTGTGAGTTGGAATACACAAGAGATTATTCCCATCTGTCCCTAAGTACTTTAAGTGGTCCAATGTCAGATATTAAAAGAAGAGAGCTAAGAGACAGATTGAGCAACAGAATCAACAAAATGTTTAGAGTaataatttattagaaaataagtGATAATAATAGGAAAACTGTTATCTTATTTCAAATGGATCAATGTGCAGTGAGTTTTTTTCTAATATAGGTAtaaaatatcaaacaaaaatttaaatagcaaGAAAATATAGATTTGCATTTTACAGTGGATCACTGATGcagaaatttctctctttttactcTTTCCTCAAATCGCCTCTGTAAATTATATTATTCTGATAACACAGACACATTTTTACTGATCTAGATGATCAGATTTTATATCAGGAATTGACATTGATGAGTTTCGAGACATCTCTATGTACCTCTGAGCCCTCACAGAATAGCAAACGTAGTCCAACAGTTAAAATAATTGATGAATGTGTGTTGAATTctcaggagggaagggaagaagaaagaatgaagggTAGAGGAGAGGCTTGGAGGAGGGAGGTGCTGATTTCAACCCTGTAGCGTCAGGATTGCGTCAATTCGGGTTTCAGCCACCTCTAGAGTCTCGGAGACAAGCGTCTCTGAAGAGCCAAAACAGGAAGAGGGGTGGCAAATCACTGTGCGAGGGCGAGTGGACCTCCCTCTTTGCCTCCTCCCTATTCCAGGCTTAGGTCCCCTGAGCTTTGCGCCGTTGTTTTCAGCATTAGGAAAAGCCCTGTCGCTTCACATCCAGGCAAGTGAACCAAGCTAGGGAGTTTCCGTTCAGCACCTCGGACAGAATACGCAGCAAAAAATGGCTCCGATCGCTACCAGCCGGGAAGAATTTGGTAAGCAAGTTACTCCGCTTATAACTGCGGTTGTTCCTTAAATACTCTGGggtgatgtatgtgtgtgtgtgtgtgtatgtgtgtgtgtatgtgtgtgtgtgcgcgtgtgcgtgtgtgtgttcgCGGGATGTTGAGCATAGATTTCCCAGGTAGGAAAATGAGAACTGTTAAAGGGCAATAGTGGCTTATCTCTGTGGTTTCTCCCTTCCTTGATATCTTTCTCCTTAAAATTGCTTTCTGCCAGGGCGATTTTACATCCAAGAAGTTCCTAATCATTCAGGTAGCCCTGTAAATTGCAGCACGCGCTAAGTAAAGAGGTCTGTTTGCTTGTTGGTTTCATTAATTCTGcaggtgatttttatttgtaCGTAAACCTGTATTTAACTTATTGGGGGAAGCCAGATGTTTCTGTGATTACATAAGGGTTTGATCTTGGTATAAAATAACTTGAACATTGGGCATTTAGGATGTATATTTTATTGCAGAGTGTACCATaaggtatttttttctctgctatGTTTTTCTTGTATCCTTGAAATATGTTGCTAGCGAAAGACACAGAATCCTATGATACTAGGGTTAAAGGGATATTCAAAATTAATTAGCTGAGCCCattccatttcacaggtgaggtaACTGGAGCCCAGAGAGATAAGGGAAATGTTGCAAGTCAGTTAGCTAAAAGCTACTGGAAACTATACTTAGGACTTATATTTTCCTGTTCAATTTCCCTTTTCCTATACCAGATTTTTAGCACCATTGCTCTCCcttttttcagtaaaaaaaagaaaaggaaaaaaatcagatgtacttcttcaaatagaaaatagtatttttagGTCCCATTATATTCCAAAGGCAAGAGATTTGAGTTTTACTTTACATGTATTCGGAAATATCAGGGAATTTGTAGAAGTTTGTTATGAAACTGAGTGAAATGACTGAGATCTTTGCTCTCAAAAGCTTAGGAGCTTAACAGTAGAGAATACACAGGGAGTAGATGAGCCCTTCTatattatattgaatattttgccatttgacataaatattaaatacagaAAATTTGTGATATTATATTCAGAAATGAATTTCACAGCTGTCCATTTGAGTGATTGAGTTTATATTGTTGTGATATGATATGTATTCCCAATTTCTGAtttgaaaatcagaaaaatatttgaatactgaGGAATTTTCAGAGGTTATGTTAGTTAAAAATATGTTCTAGTGTTGGCAttgtttatttaggaaaaaaattattttctattcctttttaaaaaattattcttcctGCATTGACTAAAGAATCAAGAATAGTTCATGACTTTGCTTTTGCTCCCTGGCCTTGGGTACTAAGTTTAGCTGATGATCTTTAGCTCTCACCTCATTCTTCTTCTGTAGCATTCCCTGTTTTTTCTATCTGGGAAATTCAAAGTTCACCTCTACACAATTCAGTTCTTTGATATAATTAAACTACagaattttttattgttgtatttgcttttttatgTTCTTAGGCATTTTTGCTCTTGTCATTTCTTAATCTTATATTATTTGAGTTCAGTTTTGTGATTATGAAGTAGATAGGCAGAAGTTTGGGGGATTGGGGAGTGGAGAAACAAAAGATTGTTCTTTCAGGATTAGTTAAACAAGCCTTAACCCTTTCCTGACTGGAACTGTTAACTTTATTATTCACTATTTGGGATTAAAAAATAGACTGGAATGGAGCTAAAGGCAGATATTATTACATTAATTATATTAGTTTTGATTATATTAAACATTGACTCAACTGATGCACTCTGTCCAGATATAGTAATACTGCTTTTACTTACACAGTGTTACTTATTATTTGTTGGAGAATATACTTACATATGGAACATGATGAGATTCATGCATAATCAGTGTTACCTAACGTCAATAATTTAACATGCCCTCATTCAAGGAACAAATGCCAGTTTCAATTTGATTGCCATTTGCCATGTGGAAATGtgctaggaaaaaaatcagttatgGGTAAAATTGAACTCTAAATTATCTCTACGCACTCTTCTcattacatgttaaagaatgataATTCATTTATAACCATTGTTTGGGTTTTATCCTATTTAGGTAATTAATTTGTACTTTGGATAATTCAGTGTTTGAAGAATTTTGGGTCAGCATATGAGTTTGTAGTCTTATAAGTTGTATACTATTAATAaactgttcatatatttttgttcttttttccctaatGTGTGTACATTTCTTTTACCACTGTTCTGTAATTTGGATGGAAATTATTAATGACTTTGTGACAATTGCAGATAATTTTCCATAATTTCTGTCAGTATTTGAAGAATATGCACTTAGAGCTACATAGTAAGAATTGGTGCTTCTGGAAACCCTcaaaatgtcaatgaaaacatAATGAAATTAGTACTGACTCATTATGCTGTAGTTGACTCATGTTATCTGAGAAAACGAAGGTAGGTCAGGGTCATTTAGCATTCTCCCATCCCTGGCCCAGGCCCAgtttcatcttttcattttatttgtgaaaAATTACTACAATGAAAGATTTTCTATCATactgcatttattatttatgtgtTACATATGTGTTTATTCCTGAAAGTGACATGAAATAGGTACATAATTCACCCAGAACAGTTGGAAAGCAATTCAATCTGTACAACCTAGGGCAACTGCCAGCTTTAGGATGCTTTTCAAATAGGGTGTTTCCAACTCTGCCCAATTAATGCATGTTATTGGTCATTTGATTTTTCAGATGAAATCCCCACAATGGTGGGGATCTTCAGTGCATTTGGCCTGGTCTTCACAGTCTCTCTGTTTGCATGGATCTGCTGTCAGAGAAAATCATCCAAATCTAACAAGACTCCTCCATATAAGTTTGTGCATGTGCTAAAGGGAGTTGATATTTACCCTGAAAACCTAAACAGCAAAAAGAAGTTTGgagcagatgagaaaaatgaagtaaaGAATAAACCAGCTGGGCCAAATAGTTCTTTGCGTCTTGATCTTGAGAAGAGAGATCTAAATGGCAATTTTCCcaaaacaaacctcaaagctGGCAGTCCTTCTGACCTGGAGAATGTGACCCCAAAGCTCTTTtcagaaggggaaaaagaggCAGTTTCCCCTGATAGCTTAAAGTCCAGCACTTCTCTTACTTCAGATGAGAAACAAGAGAAGCTGGGAACCCTCTTCTTCTCCTTAGAGTATAACTTTGAGAAGAAAGCATTTGTGGTAAATATTAAAGAAGCCCGTGGCTTGCCAGCCATGGATGAGCTGTCGATGACCTCTGATCCATACATCAAAATGATGATTCTCCCAGAGAAGAAGCATAAAGTGAAAACCAGAGTTCTGAGAAAGACCTTGGACCCAGCTTTTGATGAGACCTTTACATTCTATGGAATACCCTACACCCAGATCCAAGAGTTGGCCTTGCACTTCACAATCTTGAGTTTTGACAGGTTTTCAAGAGATGATATAATTGGAGAAGTCCTTATTCCTCTCACAGGAATTGAATTAACTGATGGAAAAAAGTTAATGAACAGAGAGATTATCAAGAGAAATGTTAGGGTAATTCATTTTTAGTGCTTAACATATTTATAAACAATCTTTTTGTAGCTTTTTTGTATCTAGgggatttttattaaaatgatgtCTTATACATATCATCTTTATGATGTTTAACTATTATTAATCATAATCAAATGAGGAGCAGGGGGATAGAGtagatgaaagaaattttaaccCACAACTGAAATGCATAAAGTATcttaatgatataaaataaagaggaaccctttatggatttatttaaatatcatttatataaatatttttattaatttctgtcaCAAGTATTTTGACTACGATTGCCACTAAAATGCAGACAAATATTTCTTACTcataagaaagttaaaaatatatttcaatgtcAACATAATtgaatttgaaattcaaattgaaattgaaaattaAGTCAGTTCATTTTGAGTATTTGAAGTTCTAGTGACTCTTCATAGAACTGCTTTTTAAGGAAGAGATATCTCATTATATTGAATTACAAATATTCACCTTTATGTTGTATAACAGGAAGTGAGTTACTCTGCCTTTACAGTTACGTTACTTTGGTAGTTCTGGAATTATTAGAAAATGATAAGACATTAATTAatcaaatttaaatgtattttccctttaaatatgGAGCTCATTTGATTCCAATTGTTGTATTTCAGAATAACTGGTGTCTATAAAGCATAATTTTATAGAATACCATAAAGTTTGTTTTGACCACATCCTCACCTTTTTCTGTTGAAATTAATGAAAGTCAAGATCCAGAAATATTAAGTAGTTTGAGTCACCTAACTGTTTAGTGGCACAGTGGGAATAAAGATTTGTTCCCTACTCTTATTCTTCTTGGAGTGCTTATTCATACAGTTACCCCATGTCAgcttttatataaatacatattgaagttttaggagctctgggcAACCATCATTCTTAGTTATACCAAGTTTACTTTTTGTTACTTTCAGTTAGAACTTGTACTTTGAGTTCTTGGTCATCTTATCTAATGGTAAAGTAAAAATAAGACCTAAGTATTATGCAAAGAAAAACCCTATGATACTGTTCAAAGACAAAGCATTAAATATTCTGAATCAATTCTCTCCAATACTTAATTCATTCCTTGGATTAAAGGAGGACTctgagtggggtgggggaagagaattTTAACTCCATCAGTCCTCTGGGCTAAGAGAGTGGTGGCTGTCAGACTAAATTTCAGGTTTTCTGAATTCAAATTCTAATAATGTCTGAGCTAAAGAATTTGAAATCAAATCAAACTTAACATGAGTAACTTTACCATATACAGATCCATTCAAATAATTAGATAATTTTCATTACCATTAATAACTTCAAAAAGTGGAGAgttaattaaaaagcaaaaactaaaaatacctctgtataagatatattttaaatatccccCTTTAAAACATTTCTAGTAATGGGTGTGTCTAACTCATTACGAATTTTAACATTCTGTAGTACCTAAAAAGACCACAAGATGGCAGGTAGTTGTTTTAGAAGGTGATGGTACTGCACAAAAGCTTTTAGTTACTCTTTGATTCTTTAgcatattaaagtaaaataagtaGGAAAATTACAGTTAAATAACAATGCTATTAtagtgctttaaaaatgttaatataagtataaatttcaaaactaaagaataataaaaacatatttatatcatATCTCTCTTTGTTTAGAAGTCTTCGGGACGTGGTGAGTTACTGATCTCTCTCTGCTATCAGTCCATCACAAATACTCTCACTGTGGTTGTTTTAAAAGCTCGGCACCTGCCTAAATCTGATGTGTCTGGACTTTCAGGTAAGAATGCTTTTGAAAAACGCAGGCTCAGTGTAGAAATGAGCAATATATTAGGCAAAATAGTTAATAACTAACATTGGACTATGATTTAGATTCACCCTTTATTCACAATCACAAATTATgtgattgtttttctgtttctcattttatGGAATAAAAGTGTGAGCCaaggccattatcaaaaagaagaaaactgcatAGTTCTAAGATCCAATACAAAGCTAGTATGTGACAGATGTCGGACTGAATGGAGTTGAAGCAGAAAGCAGTAATAAATGCAGAAGTGAGGCCATTGCCAAAAACACGgtgatggaaataaaattaagttttaggaaaagttcttaattttactattttaaatgagCCTGCCTACCCttacatttctattatttttattatctttcctTTAATTCCTTATGTGTCTGGTGTCTGCTTTAAGAATTAGCTTTTAGTTTTGTGACTAATttttactaaaaaaacaaacaaacaaaaaataaaactttgctgTATAGTACAATGAGAAAGAGCACATGACCTATGGTTTAAAacgatctgagttcaaatcctaacCCTTCCATTTCTTAGCATAGTAACATTGGGTATGTTTCTTAAACTCTATACAAACTGGatataatagtacttaccttaaAGGGGATTATGAGGTctggaaatatatatttcattaattatCATCCAATGCTATTATTAGTTGTAGTTTTATTATTAGATAATGGAGGTTAAAAACATGGTCTTAAAGATTTAGGTTAGGAAGTTAAAATGAACTCATGCAACCAGAAAAGggcaaaataatataattaaatgtatGATAAAGTAGTATGATCTTAAAATTCACAGGATACAGGTGACACAGGAAAGATCAATACTGGGTAACAGGAAACAAACACAGCAAGTgtttaaagaacaacaaaaaaattaaagccaaaaaaGGCATTGCCATTGTGAATTATAAATGTGCATTCCCCCATTCAAAAGAGAAAGCAGCACATGCTCAGAGAATTAGTGAGATTTATCCAAAGTCATACAACTCAGTAAGGATAGATGTTGTgtactattttttccttctattccaTTCTCTGGAATGAATTATTAGTAATCAGAATGTGTCATTAGAACATTCTATTTTCTTCCCCTTTATGTTATCTCTTCATCCTTCCATTACAGTTCTTTCCCGTCCTCCACTATCTCTTATGTTGTACATTCTtacttattttcaatttattgacAATAGAGAAGCCAAGCTTTATCCATGGTTTCACTTTGTTCTGACTCATTTTCATTATAATCACATTTTATTAGCATCTCTAAGGCACCATTATCTTGAGATCGGCTTTCCCGCCAAGTTTTGTCAATACAATGTGTGTTGTTTCCCATTGCAGATCCCTATGTCAAAGTGAACCTGTACCATGCCAAAAAGAGAATCTCCAAAAAGAAGACTCATGTGAAGAAATGCACCCCCAATGCAGTGTTCAATGAACTGTTTGTCTTTGACATTCCCTGtgagggtcttgaagagataagTGTTGAATTTCTGGTTTTGGATTCTGAAAGGGGATCCCGAAATGAGGTGATTGGGCGGTTGGTCCTGGGAGCAGCAGCAGAAGGAGCCAGTGGAGAACACTGGAAGGAGATTTGTGACTATCCCAGGAGACAAATTGCCAAGTGGCATGTGCTCTGTGATGGTTAGCATCCTAGCCGTGATGAGTTGGACCTTAATGATTTTTACTAGGCAaggagaaattttctttttttttttttttctgatacatGATTGCAAGCTTATGaaagctttgttgttgttgttgttagaaatGGATTGAATTATCAGACCAGAAAGTAACTGTAAATGTGTATTATGATAATTTACTCTTTATTAGAGAAGTTGGATAAATTTTCATAAGATATTCAATTTCCCCTGCAGGTTACCAGTTATATAAATAATAGTAGCCAAGCATTTTAGGAATACTGCTCTGCATTCCCGAGTTATGGCTGTGGTGATGATCTCATTGGAACATGTCACTGGAAGTCAGTGTGGTTGTtaggatttagaaatgaaaaacatgtcTTCTCTTATGAAAATTCATCCATTGTTAATCAACTGGGGaaatcaatttttctttaaacccaaagatattaaagaaatgtTCTCTagattgttttattaattatgtCATGTGCAAATGGTTGTCCTGCATATAAAAGtatatgattatttctttttggTCTGTAATTATTTGACACAATTTTATCATAAGAAGGGTAACaggtttgttgaaaaaaaaaaaaacagtgaacaaaatgagaaatcaTTTTATCAAAGGGCTGAGTTGAGAATACTATAGCCGAAATATGCTTTCCCCTCTCTAAGTTTACATgtgagtcaaaaataaaatataatctcaCATAAGAACCATGGCCTTGAATTATTCACTGCTTGTGACAAATGTCAATGTGGCCTAAGAAAGCCCTATATACTTTTTTGAAGTTGCTGAGTTAGCTAGTGGGTAAAGAAATAAACTTCAGTGAGAAATCCAGTTAGAAATGCCATTTTcttataggaaatatatatagTATGCAAGTGTACATTCAAGGTTATCCCTTGAACACAGAAAGGGCATGGGTAACCAAGTCTTCATTCAGCTTGTTCTCCCCCAGAGAGGACTAAGCTactatttgaaaagaaatgaagacaaaaaagTTGTGAAGTTGTAATCATTGCTGGATAGAAAGTGTTACTTAACCCaacaaactaataaaaaataGTTACACGGCAAGCctaatatactttatatatgttCATACATAATATATTTAGGCTGTCAAATTAGCACAAGTATGTTTCACTGTCTTTTCTAGGCTAATTTGTCTTGAGCTGTTGTC
This genomic stretch from Eubalaena glacialis isolate mEubGla1 chromosome 15, mEubGla1.1.hap2.+ XY, whole genome shotgun sequence harbors:
- the SYT4 gene encoding synaptotagmin-4; this translates as MAPIATSREEFDEIPTMVGIFSAFGLVFTVSLFAWICCQRKSSKSNKTPPYKFVHVLKGVDIYPENLNSKKKFGADEKNEVKNKPAGPNSSLRLDLEKRDLNGNFPKTNLKAGSPSDLENVTPKLFSEGEKEAVSPDSLKSSTSLTSDEKQEKLGTLFFSLEYNFEKKAFVVNIKEARGLPAMDELSMTSDPYIKMMILPEKKHKVKTRVLRKTLDPAFDETFTFYGIPYTQIQELALHFTILSFDRFSRDDIIGEVLIPLTGIELTDGKKLMNREIIKRNVRKSSGRGELLISLCYQSITNTLTVVVLKARHLPKSDVSGLSDPYVKVNLYHAKKRISKKKTHVKKCTPNAVFNELFVFDIPCEGLEEISVEFLVLDSERGSRNEVIGRLVLGAAAEGASGEHWKEICDYPRRQIAKWHVLCDG